One stretch of Nicotiana tomentosiformis unplaced genomic scaffold, ASM39032v3 Un00016, whole genome shotgun sequence DNA includes these proteins:
- the LOC138903835 gene encoding uncharacterized protein, which translates to MNKEEFAVDEKTYENLDGLKIKIITSNIGRRYKKVGENIYLMLEKETARLEDSLTAMTRIIKENEEIDRKNEIEKIRQQAKKELQQVEENKNTRIMELEKELAILKELYENKQREREKKKELEQEERLKEEIEKFREKLKEDIEVKLEEINETNNENEQNTESSEDSEISETYTELITKTNNIINPEIYAGDISEKPSTSKERKYKQTIPTYYNNNYERSDRSKVLWDKRLNRKWTPKTINEQYNFLDLDCVEDVNKIIQLWVGYISKQLIDNKIPIPEAPGYIERTIIGTVKLWIQNLNDESIKALRSNKKFDGESATTTIDILIKYELAIRNEFSSMTTEIEEQQKEKTVSRNLMNKLAICNMCYIDEYTCAFKEYYYKGTYSVEEGKEIRKIYFTKLPEPFSSKIIRDWEKAGLEDTLGARIRYLKNWFIELCEKHKEEIKMEKTLIKNLTCCKIKTAPQFGCTDNYYKKKNYKRKYKKYRRNKLKYKYKNPRKRYYIKDYKRKRPYRIKKKLSECTCYNCGKLGHLAKDCKLPRDPKKKQITEINTDNEEYMQLDYIDYELDSEDSIYELEPELETEIESEKELSDIEEND; encoded by the coding sequence atgaataaagaaGAATTTGCGGTAGACGAAAAAACATACGAAAATTTGGatggattaaaaataaaaataataacttcaaatatagGAAGAAGATATAAGAAAGTAGGAGAAAACATATATTTAATGTTAGAAAAAGAAACTGCAAGATTAGAAGATAGTTTAACAGCAATGACaagaataataaaagaaaatgaagaaattgataggaaaaatgaaattgaaaaaattaggcaacaagctaaaaaagaattacagcaagtggaagaaaacaaaaacaccaggataatggaattagaaaaagaattagCAATATTAAAAGAATTGTATGAAAACAaacagagagaaagagaaaagaaaaaagaattagagCAAGAAGAAAGATTGAAGGAAGAAATAGAAAAATTTAGGGAAAAATTAAAAGAGGACATAGAAGTAAAACTTGAAGAAATAAATGAAACTAATAATGAAAATGAACAGAATACAGAAAGTTCAGAAGATTcagaaataagtgaaacatatacagaacttataACTAAAACAAATAACATAATAAATCCAGAAATATATGCCGGAGATATAAGCGAAAAACCAAGtacatcaaaagaaagaaaatacaaacaaacaataccaacatattacAATAATAATTATGAACGAAGTGACAGAAGTAAAGTATTATGGGATAAAAGATTAAACAGAAAATGGACACCAAAAACAATAAATGAACAATATAACTTTTTGGACTTAGATTGCGTAGAAGAcgttaataaaataatacaactatgggtaggatatatatcaaaacaattaatagataataaaataccaattccagaagcaccaggatatatagaaaggACAATAATAGGAACAGTAAAATTATGGATACAAAATCTAAATGATGAAAGTATAAAAGCAttaagaagtaataaaaaattcGATGGTGAATCAGCTACAACAACTATAGACATAttaataaaatatgaattagCTATAAGAAATGAATTTAGTAGTATGACAACAGAAATAGAAgagcaacaaaaagaaaaaacagtAAGTAGAAATCTAATGAACAAACTAGCTATATGTAACATGTGTTACATAGACGAATATACGTGTGCATTTAAAGAATATTACTATAAAGGAACATATAGTgttgaagaaggaaaagaaatcagaaaaatatactttacaaaattaccagaaccttttagTTCTAAAATAATAAGAGATTGGGAAAAAGCAGGATTAGAAGATACCTTAGGAGCTAGAATTAGATATTTAAAGAATTGGTTTATAGAATTATGTgaaaaacataaagaagaaattaaaatggAAAAAACACTGATAAAAAACCTTACATGTTGTAAAATTAAAACTGCACCCCAGTTTGGATGTACAGAtaattattataaaaagaaaaattataaaagaaaatataaaaaatatagaagaaaTAAGTTAAAATATAAGTATAAAAACCCGAGGAAAAGATATTATATAAAAGATTACAAAAGAAAAAGACCATATAGAATTAAGAAAAAATTATCCGAATGTACTTGttacaattgtggaaaattaggacACCTAGCCAAAGATTGTAAATTACCTAGAGACCCTAAAAAGaaacaaataacagaaattaacaCTGATAATGAAGAATACATGCAACTAGACTATATAGATTATGAAttagatagtgaagatagtatTTATGAATTAGAACCTGAATTAGAAACAGAAATAGAATCAGAAAAAGAACTATCAGATATAGAGGAAAATGACTGA
- the LOC138903834 gene encoding uncharacterized protein, with protein sequence MTEVEKRLQIIEAKNLSQQHGSKHAELSQQHGSKHADLGGDVGKHLKTQNLQTNTILHTAAGTSTSAIRKGKHTNTNMNAMFNKPYTPKSQNPLTPSPQTTSYRESLNQEKQTYDYITNSYIQNIHKIQTFLNLNPRSKTIQNPKTDYITQPLQGYNRLIAQPGTNANLVKTCYNYGLLSTVYTQTGQEIATIPELYSAFTTYKRITKGDLFYIKFYVAPAEILYNEIKPIIQVIKLGLTREMIIPENVQIQPEIPKPDIPAFYSNKRIIGLSTILSELVNNYVEEKPIWGYQSREHTMIYTHSKNLRENDMEEIRRWIKTLIQPEEAPITRAIRGEFISQNLMTRYCKQISPIYSEHICSKCQGEKNIVPEIKFEEEEN encoded by the coding sequence ATGACGGAAGTAGAAAAGAGGTTGCAGATTATAGAAGCAAAAAACCTAAGCCAGCAGCATGGCTCAAAACATGCGGAACTAAGCCAGCAGCATGGCTCAAAACATGCGGACCTAGGAGGTGACGTTGGGAAACACCTAAAAACCCAAAACCTACAAACTAACACTATTTTACATACAGCTGCAGGTACATCAACATCAgcaataagaaaaggaaaacatacaaatacaaatatgaacgCCATGTTCAACAAGCCATATaccccaaaatcccaaaatccttTGACACCATCACCACAAACAACTAGCTATAGAGAAAGCTTAAACCAGGAAAAACAAACCTACGATTATATTACCAACAGCTATATACAAAATATCCACAAGATTCAAACCTTTTTAAACCTAAATCCGAgatcaaaaacaatccaaaacccAAAAACAGACTATATAACACAACCATTACAAGGATACAACCGACTGATTGCCCAACCAGGGACGAATGCAAATTTAGTTAAAACATGTTACAATTACGGACTATTAAGTACAGTGTACACACAAACCGGACAAGAAATAGCTACAATACCAGAGCTATATAGTGCCTTTACTACCTACAAGAGAATCACCAAAGGAGAcctattttatataaaattttatgtaGCACCAGCAGAGATACTCTATAACGAGATAAAACCAATAATCCAAGTTATTAAATTAGGACTAACTAGAGAAATGATTATCCCAGAAAATGTACAAATACAACCAGAAATACCCAAACCTGATATACCAGCATTCTACTCAAACAAAAGAATTATAGGACTATCAACCATTCTAAGTGAACTAGTCAACAATTATGTagaagaaaaacctatttgggGATACCAATCCCGAGAACACACGATGATCTACACCCATTCAAAAAACCTAAGGGAAAACGACATGGAAGAGATACGGAGATGGATTAAAACATTAATCCAACCAGAAGAAGCACCCATTACAAGAGCTATTAGAGgagaatttatttctcaaaacttAATGACAAGATACTGCAAACAAATTAGTCCAATCTACTCAGAGCACATATGTTCGAAATGTCAAGGAGAGAAAAACATAGTTCCAGAAATcaaatttgaagaagaagaaaactaa